The window GGCAGCGTGATCACCGTCGCCTCGAACGCGGCCGGAATCCCGCGCACCGGCATGTCCGCGTACGCGGCTTCGAAGGCCGCGGCCGTCATGTTCACCAAGTGTCTGGGCCTGGAGTACGCCCGGAGCGGAGTGCGCTGCAACATCGTCGCCCCCGGGTCCACGGACACCCCCATGCAGTGGGGGCTCTGGAAGGACCCGCAGGCGTCCGCCCGGGTGCTGGACGGGGATCTCGCCAGCTACCGGACGGGGATCCCGCTGGGCCGGATCGCCGACCCGCAGGACATCGCGGACGCCGTCGTGTTCCTCGCGTCGGACCAGGCCCGTCACATCACCATGCAGGACCTCTACGTGGACGGCGGAGCCACGCTGCGCTGACCCCGCGGCAGCACGGCCCGCGCCCTCCCCCGCGCCATGCACGCCACGTGCGCACGACGCGCAATCCCCGCGCCCTCTGCATCACATGCGCCTCGCGTACCACCCGCGCCATGCGCACCACCCGGACCTCCGCAGCCGGCGACCGCCCGGCCGCACCCACCTGCCCGCACCTGCCCCCACCCTGAAGAGGAGTCACCGTGCCGACGGTCCACCAAGTCGCCACGCCCCCCGCACCGGCCGATCCGGTGCACCCCTCCGTCGGCGCCGCCACCACGCTGCTCGACGCCTATCGCAGCGGATCGCGGTTCCTCGCGACACCCACCCGGACCCTGCTGGCCGAGGGCGTGCGCCAGGAGGTCGCGCACTCCGCCGAGCCCCTGCCGCACCGCGTCGCCCGGGCCCTGGCCGAGGCCCGGCGGGCTGGGCACCCCTGTCCCATGGTGATCGGCGCGATCCCCTTCGCCCCGGACGCCCGCGCGGCGCTCGTCGTTCCGGAGTTCCTGCGCAGCGGCCCGCCGCTCGCCTCGGACCCGCTCATCGCCCTTCCCGCGGACGGTCCCGAAGCCACCGGCTGGGCCATCGCGTCCGTCCCCGAGCCCGACGTCTACGCCAAGGGCGTGGCAACAGCCGTGGACCGGATGTGGCAGGGCGAGTTCAGCAAGGTCGTACTGGCCCGCACCCTCGAACTCGCCTCCGACAGACCCCTGGACATACCCGCCATGGTCCAGCGTCTCGCCCGCCGGGACCCCTCCGGCTACACCTTCGCGCTCCCCACCGGCCCCGGCCGCAACCTGCTCGGTGCCAGCCCGGAACTGCTGGTGTCCCGCCGCGGCGACCGGCTCATCTCCAACCCGCTGGCCGGGTCGACCCCGTGCAGCGCGGACCTCGCCGAGGACGTCCGCCGGGCCGCCGCCCTGCTCCAGTCCGCCAAGGACCTCCACGAGCACGCCGTGGTCGTCGACGCGGTCCACCAGGCGATGGCCCCGTACTGCAGCTCCCTCGACGTCCCGGAGCGGCCCACTCTGCTCCGTACGGCCACCATGTGGCACCTGTCCACCACCGTGACCGGAATGCTCGCACGACCCCACGTCTCCGCACTGGAGATCGCCTCCAGCCTGCACCCCACGCCCGCCGTCTGCGGCAGCCCGACCGACGTGGCCCGCCGGGTGATCGAGGAGACCGAGCCCTTCGACCGCGGCTTCTTCACCGGCATGATCGGCTGGGAGGACGGCAGCGGTGACGGCGAGTGGGTCGTCACCATCCGCTGCGCCGAGGCCGAGGAGAACCGGCTGCGCCTGTACGCGGGGGCGGGCATCGTCTCCGCGTCCGAGCCCGACGCCGAGACCGCGGAGACCGCAGCGAAGTTCCGTACCTTCCTGCAGGCGGTCGGAGCCGAGCTGTGAGCGACCCCCTGGAGCCTCTCACCCCCGCGGCCGGCCCCGCCTGGCAGCCCTGGCCCGCCGAGTTCGCCGAGCGCTACCGGGCGGCCGGCTGGTGGCGGGGCGAGACCTTCGGGTCCGTGCTGCGGGAGCGGGCCG is drawn from Streptomyces sp. NBC_01232 and contains these coding sequences:
- the dhbC gene encoding isochorismate synthase DhbC, translating into MPTVHQVATPPAPADPVHPSVGAATTLLDAYRSGSRFLATPTRTLLAEGVRQEVAHSAEPLPHRVARALAEARRAGHPCPMVIGAIPFAPDARAALVVPEFLRSGPPLASDPLIALPADGPEATGWAIASVPEPDVYAKGVATAVDRMWQGEFSKVVLARTLELASDRPLDIPAMVQRLARRDPSGYTFALPTGPGRNLLGASPELLVSRRGDRLISNPLAGSTPCSADLAEDVRRAAALLQSAKDLHEHAVVVDAVHQAMAPYCSSLDVPERPTLLRTATMWHLSTTVTGMLARPHVSALEIASSLHPTPAVCGSPTDVARRVIEETEPFDRGFFTGMIGWEDGSGDGEWVVTIRCAEAEENRLRLYAGAGIVSASEPDAETAETAAKFRTFLQAVGAEL